One window of the Gordonia crocea genome contains the following:
- a CDS encoding MmpS family transport accessory protein, which produces MQQPTPRAKPRTRWMMIVVIAVLAVSALYVGRLRLSHIPDRAIGHAPTAPQVGVPRTKTIEYRVTGPAGARATVSYLVPGSGVTDEQVTLPWRTTLTTQDFTVAVGVLAQVHATGDASCAIRVNGTDRDVERNGNSEPVVNCAVPTA; this is translated from the coding sequence GTGCAGCAGCCGACCCCGCGCGCCAAGCCGCGCACCCGCTGGATGATGATCGTCGTCATCGCAGTGCTCGCCGTGTCTGCGCTGTATGTCGGCCGCCTCCGCCTCAGCCACATCCCCGACCGGGCCATCGGTCACGCCCCCACCGCCCCTCAGGTCGGCGTACCCCGGACCAAGACCATCGAGTACCGCGTCACCGGCCCCGCCGGCGCCCGCGCCACCGTCTCCTACCTCGTCCCAGGCTCCGGGGTGACCGACGAACAAGTCACCCTCCCCTGGCGGACCACCCTGACCACACAGGACTTCACCGTCGCCGTCGGCGTCCTCGCCCAGGTCCACGCGACCGGCGACGCCTCCTGCGCCATCCGCGTCAACGGCACCGACCGGGACGTCGAACGGAACGGCAACAGCGAACCCGTCGTCAATTGCGCCGTCCCCACCGCCTAG
- a CDS encoding winged helix-turn-helix transcriptional regulator yields the protein MSEQPAIPGRPVRGSDSGRPVMAAFDLLGRRWMLRMLWEMRLGSVRFSEFRNRIPEASPTTISQRLDELLEARIISRTKSGYRLTKHGAALLLALGPLELWAQSWGARFGDDG from the coding sequence ATGTCAGAGCAACCAGCAATCCCCGGGCGCCCGGTCCGCGGGTCGGACAGCGGGCGGCCGGTCATGGCCGCGTTCGACCTACTCGGCCGGCGTTGGATGCTCCGGATGCTGTGGGAAATGCGGTTGGGGTCGGTCCGCTTTTCCGAGTTCCGAAACCGGATTCCAGAGGCATCGCCGACGACGATCTCCCAGCGCCTCGACGAGTTACTCGAGGCGCGCATCATCAGCCGGACGAAGTCGGGCTATCGGCTGACCAAGCATGGTGCCGCGCTCTTGCTCGCCCTCGGACCGTTGGAGTTGTGGGCTCAATCGTGGGGGGCGCGCTTCGGCGACGACGGGTGA
- a CDS encoding acyl-[acyl-carrier-protein] thioesterase, giving the protein MTSNPAPHQPLGDRLDTAQYFEAQYRVRTGDIDQDMRVRLDSIARYLQDIANDNIEATEFWQSDPFWIVRRTIVDVIRPISWPATVTAQRWCGALSTRWTNMRVRMTAQHETNLFNPEPREDGLVETEAFWILVNDQGMPTRLSDAAFEMLSSMNTEHRLRWKSMNPEKAPAAGTEPDREHILRAVDYDPFKHLNNAAYLAVLEDEILAHPELIEGPHRLVIEYLRPIEPGARLTIRRVREGDELTLWLLLHKPDADPIVAATIWLGPLPTS; this is encoded by the coding sequence GTGACCAGCAACCCCGCCCCACACCAGCCCCTCGGCGACCGGCTCGACACCGCGCAGTACTTCGAAGCGCAGTACCGGGTGCGGACCGGTGACATCGATCAGGACATGCGCGTCCGGCTCGATTCGATCGCGCGATATCTGCAGGACATCGCCAACGACAACATCGAGGCGACCGAATTCTGGCAGTCCGATCCGTTCTGGATCGTGCGCCGCACCATCGTCGACGTGATCCGCCCGATCTCGTGGCCGGCGACGGTGACCGCGCAGCGCTGGTGCGGTGCCCTCTCGACGCGGTGGACGAACATGCGGGTCCGGATGACCGCCCAGCACGAGACCAATCTGTTCAACCCGGAACCGCGCGAGGACGGCCTCGTCGAGACCGAGGCGTTCTGGATCCTGGTCAACGACCAGGGCATGCCGACGCGGCTGTCCGACGCGGCCTTCGAGATGTTGAGCTCGATGAACACCGAGCACCGGCTGCGGTGGAAGTCGATGAACCCGGAGAAGGCGCCGGCGGCGGGTACCGAGCCGGACCGCGAGCACATCCTGCGCGCGGTGGACTACGACCCGTTCAAGCACCTCAACAACGCCGCCTACCTGGCGGTGTTGGAGGACGAGATCCTCGCCCATCCGGAGTTGATCGAGGGTCCGCACCGGCTGGTCATCGAGTATCTGCGCCCGATCGAGCCGGGCGCCCGGCTGACCATTCGCCGGGTGCGCGAGGGCGATGAACTGACGCTCTGGCTGCTCCTGCACAAGCCCGACGCTGATCCGATCGTCGCGGCGACGATCTGGCTCGGCCCCCTCCCGACCTCCTAA